One segment of Elusimicrobiota bacterium DNA contains the following:
- a CDS encoding M48 family metalloprotease yields MRSTALAVAALFLTLNQGGLYSAQEVGRGCFLDDSLRVPAADRRAPVIAVFTELCEAADLPVDVALHYDSWGSVIGAAAGQDDDNNGLIYFSASIFELADHRDEFAQILAHELGHIKHEHVDLTKENAAVKKVAEDWCDRQPGNQNDDHYCSSAIELTIPDIFDKSRAFEEAPEALQERLIGFVEDQETSADDYACGLMIKAGYNPRRAAQVFIAAGDFLFELTRGLSGHLKGAEDYHPASVDRGWRTFTCDGGSARSSAGKSKAKSKRKAKGKKR; encoded by the coding sequence ATGAGATCAACCGCCCTCGCTGTTGCCGCTTTATTTTTAACGCTGAATCAAGGCGGTCTTTATTCGGCCCAAGAAGTGGGCAGAGGATGCTTCCTGGACGATTCCTTGCGTGTCCCCGCCGCGGATCGAAGAGCGCCCGTCATCGCGGTATTCACCGAGTTGTGCGAAGCGGCTGATCTCCCCGTTGATGTCGCTTTGCATTACGATTCTTGGGGATCGGTCATCGGCGCCGCCGCCGGTCAGGATGACGATAATAACGGGCTCATTTATTTCAGCGCAAGCATTTTTGAGTTGGCCGATCATCGCGATGAGTTCGCCCAAATTCTCGCCCATGAACTCGGGCACATTAAACATGAACACGTTGATTTGACCAAAGAGAACGCAGCCGTCAAAAAAGTCGCGGAGGATTGGTGCGACCGGCAACCCGGCAACCAGAATGACGATCATTATTGTTCTTCCGCCATCGAGTTGACGATTCCGGATATTTTCGACAAAAGCCGGGCATTCGAGGAGGCGCCGGAGGCTCTGCAAGAGCGATTGATCGGTTTTGTCGAAGACCAAGAAACCTCGGCGGATGATTATGCCTGCGGCCTGATGATTAAAGCCGGCTATAATCCCCGCCGGGCCGCCCAAGTTTTTATCGCCGCGGGGGATTTCCTTTTTGAATTAACGCGAGGATTGTCCGGCCATCTCAAAGGCGCAGAGGATTACCACCCTGCTTCCGTGGACCGAGGCTGGAGAACTTTCACTTGCGACGGCGGGTCAGCCAGATCATCCGCCGGCAAGTCTAAAGCAAAAAGCAAAAGAAAGGCCAAAGGAAAAAAACGTTAA
- a CDS encoding DoxX family protein — translation MKQLFRPPSLSARASAGLLILRLAAGLAFMHHGWGKIQNPFEWMGDNASIPGFFQALAALSEFGGGLAWALGLLTPLASFGLACTMAVAVYMHAMVFHDPFVAQGPGGSYEPAAVYLCVSLLFILAGPGRFSFDWKIFGER, via the coding sequence ATGAAACAATTATTCAGACCGCCGTCGTTGTCCGCGAGAGCGTCCGCAGGATTGCTGATTCTTCGCTTGGCGGCGGGCTTGGCGTTTATGCACCACGGCTGGGGCAAAATTCAAAACCCGTTCGAGTGGATGGGCGACAATGCGAGCATTCCGGGGTTTTTCCAAGCCTTGGCCGCGTTATCGGAATTCGGGGGCGGATTGGCGTGGGCACTGGGTTTGTTGACGCCGTTGGCGTCCTTCGGCCTGGCCTGCACCATGGCCGTAGCGGTTTATATGCACGCCATGGTGTTTCACGATCCGTTCGTGGCTCAGGGGCCCGGCGGCTCTTATGAACCGGCGGCGGTTTATCTTTGCGTCTCGCTATTGTTTATTCTAGCGGGACCCGGGCGCTTCTCGTTTGACTGGAAAATTTTCGGCGAGAGATAA
- a CDS encoding scramblase, with protein MSDLLDRKLWVIQQKKHWGEILVGWETKNKYAIHAEDGRELGYIVEEGSGVLQFLKRLILRGHRPFTALVLDLEKKPILKIRRPWFWFFSSTYVDDGNATALGAVHRRFRLLSRRYDIKNESGGLLGHVHAGFFRIWKFDLLDASEKAMGTITKKWGGILKEAFTDADRFAVVLDGNAPQESRGKAVILGAAIALDFDYFEDNQSQIGILGSD; from the coding sequence ATGTCCGACTTGCTTGATCGTAAACTTTGGGTCATCCAGCAGAAAAAACATTGGGGCGAAATTTTGGTCGGCTGGGAAACAAAAAACAAATACGCGATTCATGCCGAAGACGGCCGTGAATTAGGCTACATCGTTGAGGAGGGTTCGGGCGTTCTTCAATTTTTAAAGAGGCTTATTTTAAGAGGCCACCGCCCTTTCACCGCCCTGGTCCTTGATCTCGAAAAAAAACCTATTTTAAAAATCCGCCGGCCATGGTTCTGGTTTTTCTCCTCAACCTATGTCGACGACGGCAACGCCACGGCGCTGGGCGCCGTTCACCGGCGTTTCAGGCTGTTGAGCCGCAGGTACGATATTAAAAATGAATCCGGCGGTCTTCTTGGGCATGTCCATGCCGGATTCTTTAGGATTTGGAAATTCGATCTTCTGGACGCCTCGGAAAAGGCGATGGGGACCATCACCAAAAAATGGGGCGGAATCCTTAAGGAAGCGTTCACGGATGCGGATCGTTTTGCCGTCGTCCTTGACGGCAACGCGCCCCAAGAATCGCGCGGCAAGGCCGTGATTCTAGGAGCGGCGATTGCCTTGGATTTCGATTATTTCGAAGACAACCAATCTCAGATCGGTATTTTAGGCTCCGATTAG
- a CDS encoding formylglycine-generating enzyme family protein translates to MKITGLTVISAALIFGALAGASDAKSPDSAAGQAQKAFEPAAAKSRSVRPQAGQTNVPNPADALNRKKVGLAARFIRIPAGEFQMGSPANEEGRGPNETRHPVRLSADFEMQATEVTQIQYFLATGKNPSGFRQRNDCDSGGFRALYGVALCAHQPVETVSWDEAQEFINALNNSQSRYTYRLPTEAEWEYAARAQRPAHFPYSFGFNETDLLDRHAWHEYNAGGRTHSVISKRANPFRLYGMHGHVWEWTQDFYDANYGLTDFEAVAADPTGPAAGRTRVIRGGAWNTPAGSLRSAGRLESEPGYKGNDTGFRLVRAPR, encoded by the coding sequence ATGAAAATAACCGGTTTAACCGTCATTTCAGCGGCGCTGATATTCGGCGCTTTGGCCGGGGCGAGCGACGCCAAAAGTCCGGATTCAGCCGCCGGGCAAGCGCAAAAGGCTTTTGAACCGGCGGCTGCCAAAAGCCGCAGCGTCCGGCCTCAGGCCGGTCAAACGAATGTCCCGAACCCGGCCGACGCCTTAAACAGAAAAAAAGTGGGCCTGGCCGCGCGATTCATCCGGATTCCGGCCGGAGAATTTCAAATGGGCAGCCCGGCCAACGAAGAAGGCCGGGGGCCCAATGAAACCCGGCATCCGGTCCGGCTCAGCGCGGATTTTGAGATGCAGGCCACGGAAGTGACGCAGATTCAATATTTCCTGGCCACGGGGAAAAATCCCTCAGGGTTCAGGCAAAGAAATGATTGCGATAGCGGCGGCTTCAGGGCCTTGTACGGCGTCGCTTTATGCGCGCATCAGCCCGTGGAAACGGTTTCCTGGGATGAAGCGCAGGAATTCATCAACGCGCTCAACAACAGCCAAAGCCGATACACCTACCGGCTGCCCACCGAAGCCGAGTGGGAATACGCGGCGCGCGCCCAGCGGCCCGCGCATTTTCCCTATTCGTTCGGGTTCAACGAAACCGATTTGCTCGACCGCCACGCCTGGCATGAATACAATGCCGGGGGCCGGACCCACTCCGTCATCTCCAAAAGAGCCAACCCCTTTCGCCTCTACGGCATGCACGGCCATGTTTGGGAATGGACCCAGGATTTTTATGACGCCAATTACGGCTTGACGGATTTTGAAGCCGTCGCCGCCGATCCCACGGGCCCCGCCGCCGGACGCACGCGGGTGATCCGCGGCGGCGCCTGGAACACGCCGGCCGGCTCCCTGCGCTCGGCCGGCCGCCTCGAAAGCGAGCCCGGCTACAAAGGCAACGACACGGGCTTTCGCCTGGTTAGAGCGCCGCGCTAA
- a CDS encoding GNAT family N-acetyltransferase, whose protein sequence is MAVEVRVASPKDAADLARVNRRSILEICAKDYPGVDLSAWVENKTPENFRKWEGDSDKTVVTGLLDGKIHGVGLLKHDGWIKLCYVSPEALGKGLGKAILQFMETEAKTKGIKTIKLESTITAKDFYLRNGYKQGPKESCSACPGIKAFPMEKTLTKEPGQNPGRGNGQ, encoded by the coding sequence ATGGCGGTTGAAGTTCGGGTGGCTTCGCCTAAGGATGCTGCGGATTTGGCGCGGGTGAACCGGCGATCCATTTTGGAAATCTGCGCCAAGGACTATCCCGGGGTGGATTTGAGCGCATGGGTCGAGAATAAAACGCCTGAAAATTTCCGCAAATGGGAGGGCGATAGCGATAAAACCGTGGTCACGGGCTTGCTGGACGGAAAAATTCACGGGGTGGGTCTGTTAAAACATGACGGCTGGATCAAGCTCTGTTATGTGTCCCCGGAGGCTTTGGGCAAAGGGCTGGGCAAGGCGATTCTTCAATTCATGGAAACCGAAGCCAAAACAAAAGGCATAAAAACCATCAAGCTTGAATCTACCATCACGGCCAAGGATTTTTATTTAAGAAACGGGTACAAGCAGGGGCCAAAAGAATCATGTTCGGCTTGCCCTGGCATCAAGGCTTTTCCCATGGAAAAAACTCTAACGAAGGAACCGGGCCAAAATCCAGGCCGTGGGAATGGTCAATGA
- a CDS encoding Bax inhibitor-1/YccA family protein, whose protein sequence is MRSANPALSDKTFTGFETVQRTDVMTVDGCVNKTAVLLGLVSISAVYTWNIYTDTKSLAAVTPYLWTGAIGGFVMALITIFNQRLAGITSPIYALLEGLVLGGISAVTEARFPGIVMQAVCLTFGTLFCLLMAYKSGLIKATENFKLGIVAATGAVALVYLAGFILGFFGIEIPYIHGSGIIGIGFSLFVVAIAALNLVLDFDFIEKGAESGAPKYMEWYGAFGLMVTLVWLYLEILRLLAKSRSRK, encoded by the coding sequence ATGCGATCCGCCAATCCCGCGCTCAGCGACAAAACCTTCACCGGCTTTGAAACGGTGCAGCGAACCGATGTCATGACCGTGGACGGATGCGTCAATAAAACCGCGGTGCTTCTGGGGCTAGTTTCGATTTCCGCGGTTTACACCTGGAATATTTACACCGACACCAAAAGTTTGGCCGCCGTCACTCCCTATCTGTGGACCGGCGCGATCGGGGGCTTTGTCATGGCCCTCATCACCATCTTCAATCAACGCTTGGCCGGCATCACCTCCCCGATCTACGCTTTGCTGGAAGGCTTGGTCCTGGGGGGAATTTCCGCGGTCACCGAAGCCCGGTTCCCCGGCATCGTTATGCAAGCCGTGTGCCTGACCTTCGGCACTTTGTTTTGCCTGCTGATGGCTTATAAATCCGGGCTAATCAAGGCCACGGAGAATTTCAAGCTGGGCATTGTCGCGGCCACGGGCGCCGTGGCCCTGGTTTATCTGGCCGGATTTATCTTGGGTTTTTTCGGCATCGAAATCCCTTATATCCACGGCAGCGGAATCATCGGCATTGGATTCAGCCTTTTCGTGGTGGCCATCGCCGCGCTGAATCTGGTGCTTGATTTCGATTTCATCGAGAAGGGGGCGGAATCCGGGGCGCCCAAATACATGGAATGGTACGGCGCCTTCGGCCTGATGGTAACTCTTGTTTGGCTTTATTTGGAAATCCTGCGCCTGCTGGCTAAATCCCGCAGCCGTAAATGA
- a CDS encoding type II toxin-antitoxin system PrlF family antitoxin, giving the protein MSNLLVAPITKKGQVTLPKAIRTVLRLNKGPDMVAFHIEKNGKVRIVGVEVKEKKTSPYTASEWAKIEKLTAQKGKSFQSAKAAREHLKNL; this is encoded by the coding sequence ATGTCTAATTTGCTAGTAGCGCCAATTACTAAAAAGGGGCAGGTGACGCTGCCCAAAGCTATTCGGACCGTGCTTCGACTCAATAAGGGGCCAGACATGGTGGCTTTTCATATTGAAAAAAATGGCAAGGTTCGCATTGTGGGGGTCGAGGTCAAAGAGAAAAAGACCTCTCCCTACACCGCTTCGGAATGGGCCAAAATTGAAAAGCTGACCGCTCAAAAGGGAAAATCCTTTCAATCAGCCAAAGCCGCCAGAGAACACCTCAAGAACCTTTAA
- a CDS encoding BrnT family toxin → MWDVTHVMIPAKNVIGESRFLILAKVGGKCYAAIFTRRVEAIRLISCHRADRRLERIYENKVHGQED, encoded by the coding sequence CTGTGGGATGTCACGCACGTTATGATCCCGGCCAAGAACGTTATCGGCGAGAGCCGCTTCTTGATCCTCGCTAAGGTGGGCGGCAAGTGTTATGCCGCCATCTTTACAAGAAGGGTTGAAGCGATCAGGCTGATCAGTTGCCATAGGGCGGATCGCCGACTGGAGAGAATTTATGAAAACAAAGTCCACGGCCAGGAAGACTAA
- a CDS encoding CopG family transcriptional regulator, which yields MAAAEFDEKFGRGEDVSKFLDLKEATVVQRVNVDFPAWMVDMLDREAVKLNVSRQAIIKMWIRERLDPARHITL from the coding sequence ATTGCCGCTGCGGAATTTGACGAGAAATTTGGCCGCGGGGAGGATGTCTCTAAATTTTTGGATTTGAAAGAGGCCACGGTCGTCCAACGGGTCAACGTCGATTTTCCCGCTTGGATGGTCGACATGCTGGATCGCGAGGCCGTCAAACTCAATGTTTCCCGCCAGGCGATCATCAAAATGTGGATCAGAGAGCGGCTGGACCCTGCTCGTCACATTACGCTTTAA
- a CDS encoding DUF4062 domain-containing protein, which translates to MRSGDGNSRVVVNFIDEAGIQWLIEVLTEYRAYLEGEKRKIRNRFGYKVQLDKELLDEIGYVDWCIKHAQQERPLAYGGEALGIIRSTYEFKFKNLNEEIADLEEKGATEEMLGPYRREVRDILDSGIYKNVPSREPYKSDLTFNEELIAAAQSSLLSPLTVLTNGKKLAKTPPSDALKIMISSTVKDLSPERDALDAVIESMNFIRLRSEKMAPEASPSKGVCRKMAEECDILCLIIGERYGFKVAGTNVSVTEFEFQIAKKHDPKKILVFVKKLSSGEREKEAEDFLSRVGDFENGYFYGQRFATVEQLIELASSAITRWVSERARLGTHRLGVAVANKVED; encoded by the coding sequence ATGCGATCCGGAGATGGCAATTCAAGAGTTGTGGTTAATTTTATTGATGAAGCTGGAATTCAATGGCTGATTGAAGTTTTGACTGAGTACCGGGCGTATCTAGAAGGTGAGAAACGAAAAATTCGGAATCGATTTGGTTACAAGGTTCAATTAGACAAGGAATTGTTGGATGAGATTGGGTATGTTGATTGGTGCATAAAACATGCTCAGCAAGAAAGACCATTGGCCTATGGTGGGGAAGCTCTTGGAATAATCAGATCAACCTATGAGTTCAAATTCAAGAATTTGAATGAAGAGATTGCAGATTTGGAGGAAAAGGGCGCTACGGAGGAAATGCTGGGACCCTATCGAAGAGAAGTTCGTGATATTTTAGATAGCGGTATTTATAAGAATGTGCCAAGTCGCGAACCCTACAAAAGCGACTTAACATTCAATGAAGAATTGATAGCGGCGGCTCAATCGTCTTTATTGAGTCCGTTGACCGTTCTTACTAATGGGAAAAAATTGGCAAAAACACCTCCTTCAGATGCTTTGAAAATTATGATTAGCTCAACGGTAAAAGACTTGTCTCCCGAACGTGATGCCCTTGATGCTGTAATTGAAAGTATGAATTTTATTCGATTGCGTTCGGAAAAAATGGCTCCCGAAGCAAGTCCTTCTAAGGGAGTATGCCGGAAGATGGCAGAAGAATGCGACATCCTATGTTTGATCATTGGCGAACGATACGGTTTTAAGGTGGCTGGAACAAATGTTTCTGTCACGGAATTTGAATTTCAGATTGCCAAGAAACATGATCCAAAAAAAATATTAGTTTTTGTAAAAAAGTTGTCATCCGGTGAGAGAGAAAAAGAAGCCGAGGATTTTTTGAGTCGAGTCGGCGATTTCGAAAACGGATACTTTTATGGGCAGCGTTTTGCCACCGTTGAACAGCTAATTGAACTAGCTTCTAGCGCGATTACTAGATGGGTTAGTGAACGGGCGCGTCTCGGTACTCACCGTCTGGGCGTCGCAGTTGCAAACAAAGTTGAAGACTGA